From Flavobacterium alkalisoli, the proteins below share one genomic window:
- the rpsA gene encoding 30S ribosomal protein S1 has product MSEQVKTQEEFLKEFNWHNFEEGIDPVDEQHLKEFEDLVEKTFISTDNDEVVEGTVVRITDRDAIVDINAKSEGVISLNEFRYNPNLKVGDKVEVLIDVREDKSGQLVLSHKKARTIKAWDRVINAHETGEIVNGFVKCRTKGGMIVDVFGIEAFLPGSQIDVKPIRDYDQYVNKTMEFKVVKINHEFKNVVVSHKALIEADIEVQKKEIIGQLEKGQVLEGVVKNITSYGVFIDLGGVDGLIHITDLSWSRINHPSEVLELDQKLNVVILDFDDEKTRIQLGLKQLNAHPWDALDANLAVGDKVKGKVVVIADYGAFIEVAEGVEGLIHVSEMSWSTHLRSAQDFVKVGDEVEAVILTLDREDRKMSLGIKQLSQDPWTDITAKYPVGSKHTGIVRNFTNFGIFVELEEGIDGLIYISDLSWTKKIKHPSEFVNVGDKLDVVVLELDVEGRKLSLGHKQTTPNPWDKYEESFAVGTVHTGEIAEIVDKGATVEFGDDIVAFIPTRHLEKEDGKKLKKGESADFKVIEFNKEFKRVVASHTAIFREEEEKNVKSNNDSNNNSNNNAEKTTLGDIDALAELKERMEKGEK; this is encoded by the coding sequence ATGTCTGAACAAGTAAAAACACAAGAGGAATTTTTAAAAGAGTTTAACTGGCACAACTTCGAAGAAGGTATTGATCCTGTAGATGAGCAACACCTTAAAGAGTTTGAAGATCTGGTTGAGAAGACTTTCATTTCAACAGACAATGACGAAGTAGTAGAAGGTACTGTAGTTAGAATCACTGACAGAGATGCTATCGTTGACATCAACGCTAAATCTGAAGGTGTTATCTCTTTAAACGAGTTCCGTTACAACCCTAACCTAAAAGTAGGGGACAAAGTAGAGGTATTAATCGACGTTCGTGAAGATAAATCAGGACAGTTAGTATTATCCCACAAAAAAGCACGTACAATTAAAGCTTGGGACAGAGTTATCAACGCTCATGAAACAGGTGAAATCGTTAATGGTTTCGTTAAGTGCAGAACTAAAGGTGGTATGATCGTAGACGTATTCGGTATCGAAGCTTTCTTACCGGGTTCTCAAATCGATGTTAAGCCTATCAGGGATTACGACCAATATGTAAACAAAACTATGGAGTTCAAAGTTGTTAAAATCAACCACGAATTCAAAAACGTAGTAGTTTCACACAAAGCGCTTATCGAAGCGGATATCGAAGTACAGAAGAAAGAAATCATCGGTCAGCTTGAAAAAGGACAAGTACTTGAAGGTGTTGTTAAAAACATTACTTCTTACGGTGTATTCATCGACCTTGGAGGTGTTGATGGTCTTATCCATATTACTGACCTATCTTGGAGCAGAATTAACCACCCAAGTGAAGTTCTTGAACTTGACCAGAAACTTAACGTGGTTATCCTTGATTTTGATGATGAGAAAACAAGAATCCAACTTGGTCTTAAGCAATTAAACGCTCACCCATGGGATGCACTTGATGCTAACCTAGCGGTAGGTGACAAAGTTAAAGGTAAAGTAGTAGTTATTGCTGACTACGGTGCGTTTATCGAAGTTGCTGAAGGTGTTGAAGGTTTAATCCACGTTTCTGAAATGTCTTGGTCTACTCACTTAAGATCTGCTCAGGATTTCGTTAAAGTTGGTGATGAAGTAGAGGCTGTTATCTTAACTCTTGACAGAGAAGATCGCAAAATGTCTCTAGGTATCAAACAACTTTCTCAAGACCCTTGGACTGATATTACTGCAAAATACCCTGTAGGTTCTAAACACACAGGTATCGTTAGAAACTTTACTAACTTTGGTATTTTCGTAGAATTAGAAGAAGGTATTGATGGTTTAATCTACATCTCTGATCTTTCTTGGACTAAGAAAATCAAGCACCCATCTGAGTTTGTAAACGTAGGTGATAAACTTGATGTTGTAGTTCTTGAGCTTGATGTAGAAGGACGTAAACTATCTCTAGGCCACAAACAAACTACTCCTAACCCATGGGATAAATATGAGGAGTCTTTTGCTGTAGGTACTGTTCACACAGGTGAGATAGCTGAGATCGTTGACAAAGGTGCTACTGTAGAGTTTGGTGACGATATCGTTGCTTTCATCCCTACAAGACACCTTGAGAAAGAAGATGGTAAAAAACTTAAAAAAGGTGAGTCTGCAGACTTCAAAGTAATTGAGTTCAACAAAGAATTCAAGAGAGTTGTAGCTTCTCATACTGCTATCTTCAGAGAAGAGGAAGAGAAAAATGTTAAGTCTAACAACGACTCTAACAATAACTCTAACAACAATGCAGAGAAAACTACTCTAGGTGATATCGATGCATTAGCAGAATTAAAAGAAAGAATGGAAAAAGGTGAGAAATAA
- a CDS encoding tetratricopeptide repeat protein: MKRILFLFLLFSVGYGYAQNYPKYTTKRVKDTVFKQPEKIEDTKDVKEDPPASFKELYDIATDLNRSGRYEEAIAVYTEALALASPRWKYLIMQFRGLCYNRIKQYDQAINNFTDAIENCEFPHDNARGQLYLSRALSYGRRDREGDIERKCADLKKAREYGALEGDSALDTGCN; encoded by the coding sequence ATGAAAAGAATCTTATTTTTATTCCTTTTGTTTAGTGTTGGTTATGGATATGCACAAAACTATCCGAAGTATACAACCAAAAGGGTAAAAGATACCGTATTTAAACAACCTGAAAAAATTGAAGATACTAAAGATGTTAAAGAGGATCCTCCTGCCAGTTTTAAGGAATTATATGATATAGCAACTGATCTTAACCGAAGCGGTAGATATGAAGAAGCTATCGCAGTATATACAGAGGCACTGGCATTGGCTTCACCCAGATGGAAGTATTTAATAATGCAATTTAGGGGACTATGTTACAACAGGATTAAACAATACGATCAGGCTATAAACAATTTTACAGATGCTATAGAAAATTGTGAGTTTCCTCATGATAATGCAAGAGGACAATTATATCTTTCCAGAGCACTGTCTTATGGCCGACGTGATAGGGAAGGCGATATAGAGAGAAAATGTGCTGATTTAAAAAAGGCCCGTGAATATGGAGCTTTAGAAGGAGACTCAGCTTTAGATACGGGTTGTAATTAA
- a CDS encoding tetratricopeptide repeat protein, whose amino-acid sequence MKRILLVLLLFSVGLGYAQNYPKYTTKRVKDTVFKQPEKIAETKEIKKEPPADFMALFEKGRGFSNNNEPEEALKAFTEALAIAPPDWKYLVLHLRGLCYWKLKQYDDAIKDYTNALENTNFPHDNAKGVIHLSRGISYGSRGGEGDKERKCDDIKKARDYGALEGDKALDWDCN is encoded by the coding sequence ATGAAAAGAATATTACTTGTATTACTTTTGTTTAGTGTCGGATTAGGCTATGCTCAAAACTATCCTAAATATACAACCAAAAGGGTAAAGGATACTGTTTTTAAACAACCGGAAAAGATTGCAGAGACTAAAGAGATTAAAAAAGAACCTCCCGCTGATTTTATGGCCCTTTTTGAAAAGGGAAGAGGTTTTAGTAATAATAATGAACCTGAAGAAGCTTTAAAGGCTTTTACTGAAGCGCTGGCGATAGCGCCGCCAGATTGGAAGTATTTAGTGCTGCATTTAAGAGGACTTTGTTACTGGAAACTAAAGCAATATGATGACGCCATAAAAGACTATACTAATGCTTTAGAAAATACTAATTTTCCTCATGATAATGCAAAGGGAGTAATACATCTTTCCAGGGGAATTTCTTATGGGTCTCGTGGCGGTGAAGGTGATAAGGAGCGAAAATGTGACGATATAAAAAAAGCCCGTGATTATGGGGCGTTAGAAGGTGATAAGGCTTTAGATTGGGACTGTAATTAG
- a CDS encoding tetratricopeptide repeat protein: MKYLIKMLLLLVCLFTFNGLTAQEYAKARHKKGVAAKEKTVKKDPEVTPVADTAAPATPVDDDFEKLMRLGAKQVGSRKYTDALATFNKAMTYNRQTGRVLTCRGEAFSGNKDYLNAIKDYTEAIELGTTYDGEVYYSRGICRASLEQPDREGACADFKKAKEMGFTVEGRDVIGMYCD; the protein is encoded by the coding sequence ATGAAATACTTAATTAAAATGTTATTGTTGCTGGTGTGCCTGTTTACATTTAACGGACTTACAGCACAGGAATATGCTAAAGCCAGACATAAAAAAGGTGTGGCTGCAAAGGAAAAGACAGTTAAAAAGGATCCAGAGGTAACTCCGGTAGCCGATACTGCTGCTCCCGCCACTCCTGTAGACGACGATTTTGAAAAACTGATGCGCCTTGGTGCAAAACAGGTAGGTTCCCGCAAGTATACAGATGCCTTGGCTACCTTTAATAAGGCAATGACCTATAACAGGCAAACAGGCCGTGTGCTAACCTGCCGTGGCGAAGCATTCTCGGGTAATAAAGACTATCTAAATGCCATTAAGGATTATACCGAAGCTATTGAGTTGGGTACTACTTATGACGGCGAAGTATATTATTCGCGAGGTATTTGCAGGGCAAGTTTAGAACAACCCGACAGGGAAGGGGCCTGTGCCGATTTTAAAAAGGCAAAAGAAATGGGCTTTACCGTAGAAGGCCGCGATGTAATAGGAATGTATTGCGATTAA